The following is a genomic window from Butyricimonas faecihominis.
CAGGAGAGTTTCATGTTCCCGCTTGGTTGATTGTTACTTGTTATTCGGTGATCGCTTTAGGTACGATTATCGGGGGAAAGAAGGTGATCAAGACTTTGGGTGACGGGTTGGCCCGGTTGAAACCGGTGCAGGGATTCTGCGCCGAGACGTCCGGAGCCTTGACATTGATGGGAACGGCCGTGCTGGGAATACCCGTGAGTACGACTCACACGATTACCGGCTCTATTATCGGGGTTGGAATCACGAAAGGGGTTGCTTCTGTTCGGTGGGCTACGGCCACGAATATCGTGGCTGCTTGGATTCTTACGATTCCGGCAACCATCGTGATGTCCGGTCTTGTTTACTGGGTGATGGGGTTGTTCCTGACCTTGCCGGAATAAGTATATAAAGTTTGTAAAGTCTATAAAGTTCATAAGGTTCTACTTTATGAACTTTTTTATGCATAATATCATAACTTTTTGGGGCTTTATCAAGTTTAAATAGATAGATTAACCTAAATTTTATAAGTTATGATGTTTATATGGTATATTTTGATTGGTATTCTTGCCGGGTATCTGGCAGGAAAAATTGTCCGGGGAGGTGGAATGGGTTTGTTGGTGAACCTGATTGTGGGAATCATTGGTGGCGTGTTGGGAGGCTGGCTTTTCGGCATCATGGGAATATGGACAACGGGTGTTATCGGGAGTTTGATCACGGCGACCGTGGGGGCGATTGTGTTGCTGGCGATTGTTTCGTTGTTCAGTAAAAGAAATTCGTAGATATATGAAAAAGAAGGTCCGAGGTATTTATATACTTTTATGCTTTTGCGTGTTTACGCCTTTGGTGTTGCAAGCCCAGACAGACGAGGAGAAGAGGATATTGCAGGAACGGGAGGAGATCAGCAAACAGAAAAAAGGCGGTTCCGTGGTGGTTGATGAGAGGACTGCATTGGAGTTGTTTGATAACACGCCGAGTTTTGGCATTTTCCGGGATAATTATTTCGTTACGGGGGTGCCTACGAACCGGAAGATTGACAAGCACAGTGCGGATGCCAAGTTTCAGATCAGTATCCGGCAACGTCTGACGAAAAGTATTTTGCCTTTCAAGACCTTCTTGTATTTAACTTACACGCAGCGTTCGTTTTGGGATATTTACGGGAAGTCCAGTCCATTTCTGGATAATAATTTTAATCCGGGGCTTAGTTTGAGCAAAGCGTTGATCTATCGTAATCAACTGATGGGAATAGCGGTTCTTTCTTTTGAACACGAGTCGAACGGCCGGGATTCGTTGGCCTCTCGCAGTTGGAATTACATTTCTCTTTCGGGTTCGTGGTTTATTGATTACCGTTTTTCTGCCCAGATGAAATTATGGGCTGGATGGGTCGATAAAGAAGGAAATCCCGATTTGTTGAAGTATAAAGGCTATGGATTCATGGCGTTTAACTACCAGAGTGCCGACGAGCGCCTATGGTGTTCGGCCGTGATTAATCCCCGCCGGAAGTTTATTAATATGAACACGACGTTGGAGATCAATTTCAAGCCTTCACCGAAAGCTAACGAGTATTTCTTTTTACAATACTATAACGGGTATGCGGAGAATCTTCTGGAATACGATCGTTACGTGTCAATGGTGCGAGTGGGTATTTGTATCAAGCCGGTTTTGAGAAATTACTACTAAGTTCATAAAGTCCTTACTGATTTTAGATTTCCACTCACAAGCCCACGCTTTTCCAACTTTTTCTTCCCGTTTTCGTATATTCTATTAACAATTAAATAATAAAGCGTTATGTACAAGTTAATATTGGTACGGCATGGAGAAAGTGTCTGGAACAAGGAAAACAGGTTTACCGGGTGGACGGATGTCGACTTGAGTGAACGGGGCGAAGAGGAAGCACGCCGGGCGGGAGAACTGATTAAGAAACATGATCTTTTCTTTGATGTAGCTTATTCTTCCGTGTTGAAACGTGCGATTCGCACGCAGCATATTTTGGCAGAAGTTGTCGATCGGGTGTGGGTACCCGAAGTTCATCACTGGCGTTTGAACGAGCGACATTACGGGGCATTACAGGGATTAAATAAAGCGGATACGGCAAAGAAATACGGGGAGGAGCAGGTGCATATATGGCGAAGGAGTTTTGATGTGACACCGCCATTGTTGGATCCGGATGATTCTCGTTGTGCCGTTTTCGAGGATAAGTACAGGGATGTTGATCCGGCCGTTCTTCCTTTGGGGGAATCATTGGCATTGACGATCACGCGGGTCCTCCCGTTCTGGCAGGATTATATCGCACCTTCGTTGCTTTCTGGGAAGACGGTTCTGGTAACGGCCCACGGGAATAGCCTGCGGGCGTTGATCAAATATCTGGATGATATTAGCGACGAGGAGATCGTCAAGTTGGAGATACCGACGGGTATTCCCCAATTGTATGAGCTGGACGGGCAATTGCATCCCTTGTCTCGTAAATATCTGGAATAGATTTCCACGTGTGAAGTGAACCCTAAAAGTAATACCCGGCTTTTGGGGTTCACTTCTTTTTTGTAAGTTTGAGGCAAATTGTAAAATGAATCGGTATGAAAATTATAACTTATAACGTGAACGGGTTACGGGCCGCTTTGTCAAAAGGTTTTACACAATGGCTGGAGGAAGAACAGCCGGATGTCGTGTGTTTACAGGAAACGAAGGCCCAGCCGGATCAGATACCTACACTGGAATTCGAGGCGTTAGGTTACAAGTCGTACTTTTTTTCAGCCAAGAAAAAGGGGTATAGTGGGGTTGCCATCCTGACCCGGGTGGGGCCCGACCACGTGGAGTACGGGATGGGTATTCCGGCTTATGATGACGAGGGGCGTTTTATCCGTGCCGATTACGGTGATCTTTCTGTCGTGAGCGTGTACCATCCGTCCGGGACTACCGGTGATGAACGGCAGGCATTTAAGATGAAATGGTTAGAGGATTTTCAGCATTATATCGGGGAGTTGAAAAAGGTACGGCCGAATCTGATCTTGTGCGGGGACTACAATATATGTCACCGGCCGATAGATATTCACGATCCGGTGCGGAATGCCACGAATAGCGGGTTCTTACCGGAAGAACGGGAATGGATCGGGGGATTTATTGATACCGGTTTTATCGATACGTTCCGTTACTTCCATCCCGAAGAGGCAGGGAAATATTCATGGTGGAGTTACCGGTTTAACGCCCGGGCAAATAATAAGGGATGGCGTATTGATTACTGCATGGCGAGCGAAAGTCTTAAATCCCGGCTGAAAGATGCTTATATTTTGCCGGAGGTGTATCACTCGGATCATTGTCCTTGCGTGCTGGTGATAGGGGAGGTTAAAAGTTAAAAGTTAAAAGCTAAAAACTAAAAGCTAAAAGTTTAGAGTTGGGTATGAATGAAAAAAGGGTTGATCACTGATCAACCCTTGTAAATGAATACCCTTGGTTAAGAAGGTGTATGTGAGGATCGGCGTTTGTTACAACCGAAGGGTATTCAAGGATAGCCCTTTCATTTTTTAGAAGAATGCCCCCGGTTAGAAGGTGTATGTGAGGATCGGCGTTTGTTACAACCGGGGGGCATTCAAGGATAGCCCTTTCATTTTTTTTAAGAATGCCCCGGTTAAGAAGGTGTATGTGAGGATCGGCGTTTGTTACAACCGGGGACATTCAAGGATAGCCTTTTCATTTTTTAGAAGAATGCCCCCGGTAAGAGGTGTATGTGGGGATCGGCGTTTGTTATACCGGAGGGCATTCAGGAATTATTTTTAGTCTGGTTTAGTCATAGTTTTAATTTCTTTATTTAATCACCTTGTACGTGATCTTGTAATCCACTCGTCTCAATTCCGGGAAGAAATGTTTCATCATGTACCTATATGGTTTTCCGTTGTTCAAATCCATGAGGCGTTTCTCTCTTCCCTCGAACACGCTGTAGTTTTCCATAATCGAGAGTACTTGCTCTTCATTTGGCATCCCGTACAGGAGAATCAATCTTTTTAATCCGATCCAGTCTTCCCCTCGCCAATCCACGTGGTAAAGGTTTTCGGGGAATGAATACCTGCGGAGCAAGTAATTCCTCAGCGCTCTCGTGCGATCTCTGGATAACACCTCGTTCTGCGCATATGATCCCTCTGGTGACGCGTAGCCGGTAAGGTAAATTCCCGTGATCTCGTAGTCGGGATTGCTCGTGATAGAATCTAGCGTTACCCTGATTTTGTCCAACTCCTTCTGGTTTCTTCTGAAATCGGGGAGAATGTAAGTTTGGTTTAGTGGAAAATCCAAGTATGCTGAACCTTCCTTATAATATATGTTTTTCTCGTCTTCTTCCTTTTCGATAGAAACTATCTTCACGGTTGTTTCCTCTTGGTTTTCCAGCTTGATAGTTTGCGCCAGCATCTTGATGGAAATCAGACGTTTTTCCCCACCACATTCACAGAAGTTCTCCCGTAAATTCAGTTTAGCGTCCTTCATCCACGTCTCGTAAGGAACAACCACGTTATAGGCAATTCTCTCCCGGCTCCATTGATTAACGATAACCGTCATGTAAATCGGGAAAGGGGGTTGCCCGTGATTGAAAGCCAATGACCGTTGATAGGCTTTTTCCCGTCTTTTCCCGTTAATCACGATTGACGGGAGTTCCTCGGACGCTTTTTCCGTTTCAACCACCGGGGTCAGGATGAAAGATTGGTTTTTATGCACGGGTAAACCGTTTAAGTTCACGTTCATCTCGATATAAACGCTGTCTCCCCGTTGCTCGAAACGGTTTTGTATAATTTTCACCTCTCCCAAATATACTTCCTGAGCCTTGAGTTCCGTGAAGAACAACCCGACAGTCAACAAGAATATAGTATATATAAACGCTCTTTTCATCACCTTACTTATTTTATAATATATATAAAATTGATCCCTACTTTCGTGGGGCCGATATAATCTTTCGTACCCTTTTTAATATATGGTCCACAGGTTTGGTATTTATACTTGTCGTATTCGATACGTGCATAGCCTACCCCGATCGTGGCTTCTAAGTTCCATCGTTTCCCGAGAATCCATTGGTGGCCGTACGCGATTCCGGCCCCGTAGAGAGTCCCTTCGTAACGGTATTTTCTCAGTCCCAGCATCTTGATTCCGCCCATGTTGAACTCGCCGTAAAAAGCGTGTAGTCCCCAAAAATGGCCGTTGAAGCGTTCGCAGGTCCAGTAGCGAAACTCCGGTTGTATCAGCCAATGCTTTACTTTTTTATTATCTCCAAAACTCCAAGGATTGTAAGTCCCTAGTAAATCCACCGTCGTTTTTCGCCCCAGCCCGATTTCTGCCCCGACGTTAATGGTCGTCGTCAACCAGTAAAGGGCATTTGTTTTCACTCCGACTAGAGGAGCGTCGTAAAACTTTTTTTCTTGTCCGTGAGATCTGCCTATCACCATAAATAGAATCAGACCTGCTACGATTATTACTTTCCTCATCATATCCCTGCTTACTTTGTTTTTTGTTATTACAAAAGTATCTGATGAAACGTTTGGATTGGTGACCATAAAGGTGTATTTTAGAAGTAAATCTTTTCTAATGAAGGAATTACATTTTTATTTTGACTTGTTTTCCGAGATTTTTATTAAATTTGTAAGATATTTATTTCGTATTTCGCAACAGAAATAAATACAGACTCGTATAATAAATCAAATAGTTGTATTAATCAAAACTCAAATCATGACAACTTATAATTACAATAGCGAGTTAATCAAAGCTATGAATGAAAAATTACCGAATGGTACTAATTTGGCGAATACGCTAATAGATATGTTATATTTAGGTAAAGAGGCCGTGTATCGTAGATTACGAGGGGAAGTACCCTTCACGTTGGCAGAGGCTGCCGCGATCTCCCAGAAAATGGGAGTGTCGCTGGATAAGCTGGCCGGGACGAACGTGGATTCGAATGCTATATTTGATCTGAATATTATACGTCAGACCGATCCGTTGGAGACCTATTACTCTATCGTGGATAATTACGTGAAAATTTTCCGGGACTTGAACCATGACCCCGCCTCGGAGCTTTGTACTTCCTCGAATATGATTCCTCAGACTTTTTATTTAAAATATGAACTCTTGTCTAAATTCCGGATGTTTAAATGGATATATCAATTTGAAAAGATTGATATAGAGAAACATTTCGAGGATATAGAGATCGTCGACAAATTGTTGGAAAAGCAGCGGGAGTTCGTGCGGGAATCTCAGGAGTTTCAGCACACGGAGTATATATGGGATAGTAAATTATTCATTTACCTGATCAATGATATCAAGTATTTTGCCAGTGTGCATTTGATCTCTCAGGAATATGTTCAGAAATTGAAAAAGGAATTACTCCAGTTGCTCGATGAGCTGGAAGAGATTGCCACGAGAGGGACGTTCAGGACGGGACAGGAGGTATGTATATATATATCTAATATAAACTTCGAGGCTACCTATAGTTATATAGCGTCTCCTGCCTACCATATCAGTTTGGTTCGGGTTTTCGCGATCAACTCTTTCGCGACGCGTGACGAACAAGTTTTTAACAGTGTGAAAGAATGGATTCATTCGTTGAAGAAATTTTCTACCTTGATATCCCAGAGTGGGGAAATGCAACGTATCAAATTCTTTAAAATGCAGCGGGAAATCGTCGAGGGATTGTGTGTTTAGGCTGGTTCAATTTTTGAAAGTGTATTTTTGTCTCCGTTTCGATTAGTGAAATGATGATCGGGGATTAGAATTGTTTATTGCACAAAATAAATTAAAATGTAAAACATAGTACGATATTAGAAAATTAGTATATCGTTGATACCCTGAATGTAGCACAGAATTGTGAAGAATATACTTCATATTTGTACTGTTGAGTGAGCGAGATGCCACTTGTATGGTATGAATTTTAAACGTGCGAATCAATGGGACAAAAATACAATTATAATTCGAACCGCGTCGGGTGAGTAATCACCGGACGCGGTTTCGTGATATGTGGCAATAAACTCTATTTATTAATTAAAAACCATTTACAATGAACAAACGAGAATTAATTGAAAAAGTGGCCGAGAAAAACGGAACCAGTAAAGTAGAAGCAGCTAAGGCTGTAAACGCTGTAATCGGAACCATGGCTGAGACGTTAAAAAAAGGTGAAAAAATATCCTTGTTAGAATTAGGATCTTTCGCTATCAGAGA
Proteins encoded in this region:
- a CDS encoding GlsB/YeaQ/YmgE family stress response membrane protein, giving the protein MMFIWYILIGILAGYLAGKIVRGGGMGLLVNLIVGIIGGVLGGWLFGIMGIWTTGVIGSLITATVGAIVLLAIVSLFSKRNS
- a CDS encoding phospholipase A encodes the protein MKKKVRGIYILLCFCVFTPLVLQAQTDEEKRILQEREEISKQKKGGSVVVDERTALELFDNTPSFGIFRDNYFVTGVPTNRKIDKHSADAKFQISIRQRLTKSILPFKTFLYLTYTQRSFWDIYGKSSPFLDNNFNPGLSLSKALIYRNQLMGIAVLSFEHESNGRDSLASRSWNYISLSGSWFIDYRFSAQMKLWAGWVDKEGNPDLLKYKGYGFMAFNYQSADERLWCSAVINPRRKFINMNTTLEINFKPSPKANEYFFLQYYNGYAENLLEYDRYVSMVRVGICIKPVLRNYY
- the gpmA gene encoding 2,3-diphosphoglycerate-dependent phosphoglycerate mutase, with the protein product MYKLILVRHGESVWNKENRFTGWTDVDLSERGEEEARRAGELIKKHDLFFDVAYSSVLKRAIRTQHILAEVVDRVWVPEVHHWRLNERHYGALQGLNKADTAKKYGEEQVHIWRRSFDVTPPLLDPDDSRCAVFEDKYRDVDPAVLPLGESLALTITRVLPFWQDYIAPSLLSGKTVLVTAHGNSLRALIKYLDDISDEEIVKLEIPTGIPQLYELDGQLHPLSRKYLE
- a CDS encoding exodeoxyribonuclease III; translated protein: MKIITYNVNGLRAALSKGFTQWLEEEQPDVVCLQETKAQPDQIPTLEFEALGYKSYFFSAKKKGYSGVAILTRVGPDHVEYGMGIPAYDDEGRFIRADYGDLSVVSVYHPSGTTGDERQAFKMKWLEDFQHYIGELKKVRPNLILCGDYNICHRPIDIHDPVRNATNSGFLPEEREWIGGFIDTGFIDTFRYFHPEEAGKYSWWSYRFNARANNKGWRIDYCMASESLKSRLKDAYILPEVYHSDHCPCVLVIGEVKS
- a CDS encoding DUF3868 domain-containing protein, yielding MKRAFIYTIFLLTVGLFFTELKAQEVYLGEVKIIQNRFEQRGDSVYIEMNVNLNGLPVHKNQSFILTPVVETEKASEELPSIVINGKRREKAYQRSLAFNHGQPPFPIYMTVIVNQWSRERIAYNVVVPYETWMKDAKLNLRENFCECGGEKRLISIKMLAQTIKLENQEETTVKIVSIEKEEDEKNIYYKEGSAYLDFPLNQTYILPDFRRNQKELDKIRVTLDSITSNPDYEITGIYLTGYASPEGSYAQNEVLSRDRTRALRNYLLRRYSFPENLYHVDWRGEDWIGLKRLILLYGMPNEEQVLSIMENYSVFEGREKRLMDLNNGKPYRYMMKHFFPELRRVDYKITYKVIK
- a CDS encoding DUF3575 domain-containing protein — protein: MMRKVIIVAGLILFMVIGRSHGQEKKFYDAPLVGVKTNALYWLTTTINVGAEIGLGRKTTVDLLGTYNPWSFGDNKKVKHWLIQPEFRYWTCERFNGHFWGLHAFYGEFNMGGIKMLGLRKYRYEGTLYGAGIAYGHQWILGKRWNLEATIGVGYARIEYDKYKYQTCGPYIKKGTKDYIGPTKVGINFIYIIK
- a CDS encoding HU family DNA-binding protein yields the protein MNKRELIEKVAEKNGTSKVEAAKAVNAVIGTMAETLKKGEKISLLELGSFAIRERKERNGYNPNSKENMVIPAKKVVKFSIGKYFFD